The genomic DNA GGACGGTACTGACGACGATGGCCGTCCTGCTCGTCGCGGACGAGCTGTTCGGGCTGCGCGTCTCCGACGAGGACGAACTGACCGGGCTGGACCGCGTCGAGCACGGCATCGCCGCCTACCCCGAGTTCGGCGAGCGCGAGTCCGGCGTCGGGGAAGTCGCGACGGACGGCGGTACCGGGACGGAGGAAGTCGCGACGGACGGTGGCACTCGCGAGCCCGACGCGGTGTCGGCGACCGGCACCGACGCGGAGCGTGCCGATCCCCCGGCGGACACCGGAGGTGACGATGCGTGAGTGACGCACCCGACGAGGCCGGCGACGCCGCTATCGGGACGGACGAGACGGCGGATGGCGCGGGGAAACTCCAGATGGTCGTGGCGGTGATCCGCCCGGAGAAACTGGGGGAGGTGAAGACGGCACTGGCACGCGTCGGCGCGCCGTCGCTCACGGTCTCGGACGTGTCCGGGCGCGGCTCACAGCCCGAGAAGACCGGTCAGTGGCGCGGCGAGGAGTACACCGTCGACCTCCACCAGAAGACGCGAATCGAGTGCGTCGTCGCCGACGTGCCCGCGAGCGAGGTCGTCGACGCCATCGCCGAGGCCGCCAACACCGGCGAGGCGGGCGACGGGAAGATCTTCGTCTTGGACGTGGCCGACGCCTACCAGATCCGCACCGGCGCGACCGGCACAGACGCGGTCTGAGTACAGTCCGCGCCGCCGTCGCTCTCGGGTCTCGGAGACGACGCGGCGCGAGTCTGCACGTTCGCGACTCGACTCCGTACCTTCGCGACCCGTGTCGCCACTCCCCGGCACCCGAGGCTCGGTCCCGCGACACCGGCCACTCGTCGTCTGGCGACACGAGAGAAGAGAGAGAACTGCGGTCACGAATCTACGACGGAGGATCACGACGGCGTGGTCACGAAGCCGCCGACGTGATCGTCCGCGTCGCTCCACACTCGGTCGTTCGCTCTAGTTCTGGATGCGGTCGACGACGCGCTGGCCGAACTCGCTCGTGCCGAGCTTCTCGCCGCCCTCGATCTGCCGGTGGAAGTCGTAGGTGACCTCCTTCGCGGCGATGGTCTCCTCGACGGCGTCGCGGACGAGCTCCGCGGCGTCGTCCCAGCCCATGTACTCGAACATCAGGACCCCCGAGAGGATCAGCGCACTCGGGTTGACCTTGTCCTGGCCGGCGTACTTCGGCGCCGAGCCGTGGACCGGCTCCGCGAGCATCCGCCCGTGACCGAAGTTCCCACCGGGCGCGATGCCGAGCCCACCGATCTGAGCGCCGGCGGCGTCCGAGAGGTAGTCACCGTTGAGGTTCGGCATCGCGAGCACGTCGTACTCGTCGGTGCGGGTGAGCAGCTGCTGGAGCATGTTGTCCGCGATGCGGTCGTTGACGACGACGGTGTCCTCGGGCGCCTCGCCGTCGCGCTCCTCCCACAGCGTGTCCTCGGTGATGACCTCGTCGCCGTACTCCTCCTCGGCGACCTCGTAGCCCCAGTCGCGGAACTGACCCTCGGTGAACTTCATGATGTTCCCCTTGTGGACCAGCGTGACGGAGTCGCGGTCGTTCTCCAGCGCGTAGTCGATGGCCTCGCGGACGAGTCGCTTCGTCCCGAACTCCGTGATCGGCTTGATCCCGATCCCGACCGGTCCCTCGTGGATGGAGTCGTATCCCATCTCGTCCTCGATGAACTCGCGGACGCGAGCGACCTCGTCGGTCCCCTCCTCGAACTCGATCCCGGAGTACACGTCCTCGGTGTTCTCCCGGAAGGTGACCATGTCCATCTCCTCCGGCTTCGACACCGGCGACGGGACGCCCTCGAGGTGGTACGTCGGCCGGACGTTGGCGTACAGGTCCAGCGTCTGTCGCAGGGCGACGTTCAGCGAGCGGAACCCGGCGCCGACCGGCGTCGTCAGCGGGCCCTTGATCGCGACGCGGTGGTCGCGGATCGCCTGCACCGTCTCGTCCGGCAGGTTCTCGTCGTACTTCTCGCGGGCCGTCTCGCCGGCGTACACGCGCATCCACTCGATGTCGCGCCCCGTCGCCTCGGCGGCCGCCGAGAGCACGTCCTGGGCCACCGGCCCCACGTCCTCGCCGGTGCCGTCACCGTAGAGGATCGGGATGATCGGGTTCTCGGGTACGTCCAACTCGCCGGTCTCCTCGTCGGCGAGCGTGATCTTCGCCCCACCGTCCGGGGCCTCGATGTGCTCGTAGCTCATAGACACGTCGCCGTTTCTGTGGGGCCTGTAAAGGCCTGCCGTTCTCGGTCGCAACTGCACGAATCGGGAGTCTCCGACCGTGTGAGTCGTGAACGTGGGGAGATGTCTCCGCCGGTGTCGAGAGCTGACTGACGGCGTTCCCGTCTGGTCTCCCGTCCGCGTTCTGCTCGGCGGTCTAAATGTTTATATCGCGTGAGGAAGAAGGTTCGAACGAGATGAGCCAGTCCGTCGAGGTCTCCGACCGACAGCTGATCCCGCTGAGCCTGCTGGAGGCGGCCGACGGCGAGATCTCGGGACGGACACGGCTCCAGAAGCTGGCGTTCCTGATGGTCGAAGAGGAGTTGGGTGAGGACTACCCGGACTACGAGTTCGAGAAGCACAACTACGGACCGTTCTCGAAGACCTTGCTGCAGGATATGGAGCGACTGCATCACGACGGAGTCGTCGAGGAGGACGAGACGAGAACCTTCAGCGGAAACAGACGCCACGACTACGAGATGGATCCAGACTTCCTCGGTTCCGTCGCGGACCTAGTGGAGTCGGGCGACGAGCGCGCGCGTGAGGCACTCGAGGCAGCCAGGAAAATCGTCGAGGAACACAACGACAAACCGATTCGGTCTCTCGTAGAGGACGTGTACGAAGCGCACCCCGAGTATCTCGAGAACAGCGTCTACGAGCGGTGATCACTCCGTCTCGTCCGTGGCGTTCCGAGTCGTGTCGCCACGGTCCCGTGCGTCGTCACTGGCTTCGAGTGAGCGAGTCGATCCGGCTTCGTCCTCGTTCGCTTCGGGCGGTTCGTCCTCGTCGCCACCCTGCAGATTGCGGAGGTACTGGAGCAGATCGGTGTGACGGTCCTGTAGTCTCGTAGTCTGATTGGTCAGTGCGTCGTCACGCAGATACACGTGAGAGATGTCCTCGTAGTGGTGGTACGACAAGTCTCCCCGCGAACCACTCTCGCCGTCCGGCCCCCTCCCACCACCGTCGGTATTGGACTCGTCGTCGGTTCCGTCCGGTGTACGAGGCTCGGTCAACAGTAGGTCGTACGCTTCAGACGGTGAGCCCAACCCGACGACCTCCCCGACCACCCGTTCTCCGTCGGACGTGATCACCTCGACAGTTTGGTTCGCTCCGGTACCGACACTCTCCACGAACTTCTCCCACGGCTGTTTCAACTGAGTCCGTTCCTGTCGCCGTTGGTCGTAGGTCACGTACTTCGCCGTCCCGTAGACGTACCCGAGGAGCACCCCCACCAGACTCTCCCAGAGTATCAGGTGTGTCGATTCGAGAATGGAGAGCCGCGAAATCGACCCGACACTCAGCCGTTCTTCGACCACCAGCCACGAGGGGCTCAGCCACTCGAGGAAACCGACTCGGAACGTCGGGACCAACTCCCGCCAGAGAGCTACTATCGCGAGTGACACGAATCCACCGATCGCCATCAGCACGAGCCGATTCACTCGTCCTCTGTCTTCGATCGCGACGTTCGCCCAGTAGTACGTCCGAACCGTGAGGTACCCAGGAATCAACAGAAACAGGAAGAACAGCAACTGCCGGCCGAACGAGACACTCGTCTGGAGTCCCACGTCGGGCGTCACACCACCGCCGAGTGTGGCTGTGAATTTAGTCTACTCGATCTGTTCCAACTGGGTCAGAGACACACGGAGAGGCCCACCCGAACGCCCACCTCACCCCTCCCACGCCGACAGCGGTTCGCCGGCGACCCGGCGGTACAGCGGCGGGAACTCGGCCAACTTCGCCGCCCCGATCAGGGCGTAGAGGTAGGCGTCGAGCCGCGCACGCCACCACGGGTAGCGGTCGTCCGGTTCGGCACCCTCTACCTCCGCGACCCGCACGTCCGAGATGGCGCGCTCGGCCATCCGCGTCACCAGCGGCGGCGGGTTCGAGCCGACCACGTTCCGATACGTCGACCGCGCCCGCCCTCGTTCGCGGAACGTGTGTCCCGAGTCGAAGTCCGTGTCGTCCGGCTCGACGACGAGTCGGTCGACCGCCGTCTCGTGTGCCCGCCGGTCCGCGAGTGCCTCCGAGAGGTCGACCGCCTGGCGGACGAGCGAGTCGCGAGCGACGTCGTCGACGACCCGGTAGTCGAGGTCGAAGAGCCACCACGCCAGCCGGCGGTGGGTGTACTCGTACGGCGTGACCGACGAGTCGTCGTCTTCGCCGACGTACCGCCGCTCGACCGCGTTCCGCGACGGGAACGACTCTACCTCGGCACGCAGCTCGTCGACGACCGTCGCCAGCCGGTCCGCCTGCGGTGTCGTCGCCGCGCCGTCGAGCCGGTCGCGCACCAGCGCGTGGAACCGCTCGGCGGCGTCGATTTGTAACTCCGCGCGTCGTAGGTTCTGCTCGAGTCGTGCGACCACGTCCACCGGCGGCTCCGAGGAGTCGTCGAGACGGTCCTCCCAGTCGAGTGTCAGCCGCGAGCGGACGAGTTCGTGCTCGATCCGGTAGTACCACGCCAAGTCGCGCCCCGGCTCGGCGACCGGGTACGGCCGCACTGCAACCTGGACGGCCCGTGCCCGCTCTCGCTTCGCGTCGAACCGCTCGCGGAGTCTGTCGGGCTCCGCCTCGGGGTGGTCGAGGTAGGTGCGTGCCACGCCGAGGTCCTCGGCCGCGTACTGGATCCCCGACCGTGCGTCCCAGAGTGCGTCGGCGTACTCACCCTCTGCAAGTGCGTCGCGTGCGTTCTGCAGCCATCCCCCGTCCCCGAGGAAGTGGTGGTCGAGCTCCTCCGTATCGATCCGTTCGCGGAGTCGCGCCGCGGCTTCGACGGTCTCTGCGAAGAACTCGATCGCCTCACGCGCGTGTGTCTCGGTGACCGTCGGCCGCCAGAGGTCGCGGGTGCCCGGTGGGTCTGGGTAGTGTCGTGTCGCCGCGTCGGTGAGGGGGTCGGGCAACGCCGTCGGGCGCGTCGCGCCGACGCCGGCCGTCCCGACGACCGTCGCACCGGCCGCCCCGGCGAGGAGCTGTCGTCTGGTCGAGGAGAGGAGGTCGGGGACCATCGGGTCGAGGCGTCGTCCGTCCACGGTAAAAGTCTCGTGTCCGACGGGCGTGAGGCGTGTCCCGTCGGCCGATCGGACCTGTACCCCGTCGGCCGAACAGACGTGTGTCCCGCCGGCCGATCAGACGCGCGTCTCGCCCGGCGCCGACGGGGTGTCGCGGTACGTGCCGGTGACGGTCACGAGTCGGCCGTCGACGGTCACGTCACGCTGGGTCGCCTCGGTGCCGAGCGCAGCCTCCACGTCCGCTCGTGCGGGCACCGCACTCTCCTCCGCGAACAGCAGCGCCAGGTTCGAGACGAACTCGTCGTCGTCGAGCGAGGCGCTGGAGGCGACGCCGCGGACCGTCCCCTCCAGATCGAGTTCCGACGCGGCCGCCGCCGGGTCGTTCTCCCCGCCGCCCGCCGCCTCGCGTACGTCTCCGGCCGGAACGTACTGCGCACTCTCGATCAACCCGGCGTCGAACTGCGAGACCAGCCGCTCGTAGTCACTCGTACTCGCCCGGTACCGCTCTGTACGACCCGCCTCGCTGTCGATGACGCGCCGCGTCACCGCCGTCGTATCCTCGATCTCGTCACCGGCGACGAAGACGACCAACTCCTCGGAGAGTGCGACCGTCGCCCGCGAGCCGGACTCGTAGAGCGGGACCTCCTCGTAGGTCGTCACCCGCTCGAACCCGCGTGTCCCCAGTGGGTCGGCGAGTGCCTCCGTGTCGTACTCCCCCTCGAAGACGATGCCGGCGTCGCCGACGACGTGCACGTCGTCCGTCGGGCCGTCGAACTCCGTCAGCCGACCGAGCCCGACGAGGTTCGAGACGACCCCCACCGACAACACACCCGCGAAGAGGACTCCGACCGGGTACGCCGCCAGCGGGTCGTCCAACTCCGAGAGGCCCGCGCCGTCGTCGCTCGGTCTCGGTGTGGGTGTCTCCGTCTGTTCCGCCGTCTCCGTCGTGCCGTCCTCCGGTGTCCCGTCGTCGCCGAGCGCACTCAGTCCGGCCCAGTCGAAGGAGACGGCCGTGGTGCCGCCGTCGTCGACCGCCTCGCTCGCGACGAAGTCACTGTACCGCGCCGGCCCGCCACCGCCGCCGACGCCGCCCAGTCCGGTACCCGAACACCCGGCGACGGCCCCCAGGCCAGCCGCCGCGACTCCCGCTACGAACTCCCGTCTGTCGAGGTTCACACACGCCGTCCGAGGGCTCGACTTCTATATCTCGTGGCTCACAGCACAGACGCGTCTCGGACGCTCGACTCCGAGCACCCGACGGACGGCCCCTTCCGATGGGTCCCGAGTTGCCTCCGCCGTCTCACTCGACGCGTCGGGTCCCACTCCGCGACGACGCCGTCGGAGACCGCCTCACAGCAGAGTGTATTGTGCTATTCTCACAAGTCTTTTCACGGAGCGGGACCGACCGAGAGGTGACGATGAACCCGGAGGACTTCCCGACGACGGACGCGACGGTACCGGAACTCACACCCGCGGCGCTGAAGCGACGCCTCGACGACGGCGAGCGGGTGACGATCCTCGACGCTCGTGCGCCGGACACGTTCGCGGAGTGGCACCTCGAGGCACCGATCGCAGAGGTCGTCAACGTGCCGTACTTCGAGTTCCTCGACGCCGTCGACGGCAGTCTGGACGAGACCCTGTTGGACCGCGTTCCCGAGGCGGAGCCGTTGGTTGTGTTGTGTGCGAAGGGTGGCGCCAGCGAGTTCGTCGCCGGCACACTCGCCGAGGCCGGTCGATCGGTCGTCCACGTCGTCGACGGGATGCGTGGCTGGGCCCGACTGTACGAACGCGACGAGGTGACGGACTACGACGGGCCGGGGACCGTCTACCAGTACCGACGGCCCTCCAGCGGCTGTCTGGGCTACCTCCTCGTCGCAGACGGCGAGGCGGCGGTGATCGACCCGCTGCGGGCGTTCACCGACCGGTACCTCGCCGACGCCGCGGCACTCGACGCGGAGTTGGTGTACGCACTCGACACGCACGTTCACGCGGACCACGTCAGCGGCGTCCGCGAGTTGGTGCGTGAGGGTGTCACCGGCGTGCTCCCGACGGCGGCCGTCGACCGCGGCGTCACCTACGCCGATCGGGTCGAGACCGTCGCCGACGGCGACACACTCGCGGTCGGGACGGCCGAGATCGACGTGCTCCACACGCCGGGGCACACGAGCGGGATGACCTCGTACCTGCTCGGTGACTCCGTGTTGACCACTGGCGACGGGTTGTTCGTCGAGAGTGTCGCGCGCCCGGATCTGGAAGCGGGTGCCGACGGGGCCGCCGACGCTGCGCGCCAACTGCACGAGACGCTCCGGGACCGCGTGCTCGCTCTCGACGACGACACGGTGATCGGCGGCGCGCACTACGGCGACGGGGCGGAGCCGGCCGCCGACGGTACGTACACGGCACCGCTCGGCGAGGTCGTCGACCGGATGCCGGTGTTGACTGCCGACGAGGAGGCGTTCGTCGACACCGTGATGACCGACATGCCGCCGCGTCCGGCGAACTACGAGGAGATCGTCGCGACGAACCTCGGTCGGGAGACGGCCGACGACGACGAGGCGTTCAAACTAGAACTGGGGCCGAACAACTGTGCCGCCAGCGACGCCGCGATGACGAGCGACTGAGCGCCCGGCGCCGCTCCGTTCGACTGCCGACGGCATCGCGCCGTTCGACTGCCGACGACGCCGTCTTCGCACTGTCGGTGTGGGCAACTGTCCTGCGGGCACTCACCCAGCGTGGGGCCTGACGAGGTGAGTGGTCTCCGAGAAGTCACCGCCTCCAGCACTCAGACCAGCAGTTGTACGTCCGCTCGGGCCATCTCCTGGAACGCGGTCGCCGCACCAACGCCGGTCGTGACCCCGTCGAAGAAGTCGTCCTCGTCGTAGTCGAACAGGTCCATCGTCATCTGACACGCCTGGAGGTCGACCCCGGTGTCGAGTGAGGTCTCGATCAACTCCGGGACGCTGGCGACGTTCTCGGCGTCGATCTTCCGACGCAGCAGGCGGCTCGTCACGGCGTCCATCCCCGGCAGCGCCGCCACGGCGTTGGGAACCGAGAGGTTCGGGTTCCCGACCGCCGACAGCGACAACTCGCTCGCGTGCTCCTCGTGGAGGATCTCGAGCCCCCAGAACGTGTGGAACACGGTCACGTCGTAGCCGAACGCCGCCGCGGTGGACGCGAGGATCAACGGCGGGTACGCGGCGTCGAGTGTCCCCTGCGTGGCGACGATCACCATCTTCTGGCTGTCCTCGGCGGCCGCCGTCGCCGCCGCCGTCTCCTCCCGGAGTGTGTCGAGCTCCGCCTCCAACGCCTCGACGCGAGCCGCCAGCTCCGCCCGCGTCGGCTCGTCGGCACTCGCCGCCGTGTCCGGTGTGTCCGTCGACATGGTCAGGCGGTCCGCTCGACGTAGTGGCGGTACACGTCCCCGTCCTCGACCTGCTCGACCAGTGTCACGCCGTCGGTCGTCTCGGCCCACCCGGCGACGTCGTTCAGACTACCGGGGTCCGTCGCCAGCACCTCCAACACCGCCCCGGACGCGAGGTCGTCGACCGCCTGTCTCGTCTTCACGACCGGCATCGGACAGTTCTCTCCCCGTACGTCCAGCGTCTCCGTCGCCTCGACTGTGGAACTCATGTACCCGCCACTGTGCCCGCCTCGGTGAAAACACTGTCGACTGTATTGTGCTATTCTCAATAATCTACACTGCCGCCCGAGACGCCGAGAGACACGATCCCGGTACTCGGGGGCTCTTGCGGGTAGAATCGGGCTGTAGACGGGCAGGCCGCAGAGTCGCCCGCCGCGAGTGATATTGTAGATGTGAAGCTTTATTGCTGTCGCGAGTTCACCGAGAGACGACAGATGACGACGACATCGACGTGGGTCACCCACGAGAAACGAGCCGAGCTACGGCGTCTCGGTGCTGGACGAGGCGGCGGGACTCGGACGCGCGCCCCGCGACGACTCGTCCGGTTCGAGGTAACGAGTTCGCTGCGAGCAGTACAAGACCGGCCACACGGCTCGCGGCGAGTCGACGCTACGGATCGTGGTGCCGCGGAGGTGTCGCAGTGATCGACCCGACGCCGATCGCTAGCACGCTGCCACCGCTGGTCCGCGAACTCTTCCCGAACGGCGTCGTGCAGTACGCAGCCGGTGGGGTGTTAGTCGCGACGGGCATCGCGGTGATCTACCTCGCGACGGCCATCGTCCCGGGCAACAGTACGTTCCTCGAGACGACACTGTCGTACGTCTCCGACCGCGAGCGGTTCCAGCAGTCTCGGTTCCGCGCCTCTCGCGACTGGCGAGTCGTCTTCGCCGCGAGCATCGTCGCGGGTGCGGCGCTGTGGGGACTCGTGC from Halobaculum sp. MBLA0147 includes the following:
- a CDS encoding MBL fold metallo-hydrolase — its product is MNPEDFPTTDATVPELTPAALKRRLDDGERVTILDARAPDTFAEWHLEAPIAEVVNVPYFEFLDAVDGSLDETLLDRVPEAEPLVVLCAKGGASEFVAGTLAEAGRSVVHVVDGMRGWARLYERDEVTDYDGPGTVYQYRRPSSGCLGYLLVADGEAAVIDPLRAFTDRYLADAAALDAELVYALDTHVHADHVSGVRELVREGVTGVLPTAAVDRGVTYADRVETVADGDTLAVGTAEIDVLHTPGHTSGMTSYLLGDSVLTTGDGLFVESVARPDLEAGADGAADAARQLHETLRDRVLALDDDTVIGGAHYGDGAEPAADGTYTAPLGEVVDRMPVLTADEEAFVDTVMTDMPPRPANYEEIVATNLGRETADDDEAFKLELGPNNCAASDAAMTSD
- a CDS encoding sulfurtransferase TusA family protein translates to MSSTVEATETLDVRGENCPMPVVKTRQAVDDLASGAVLEVLATDPGSLNDVAGWAETTDGVTLVEQVEDGDVYRHYVERTA
- a CDS encoding DUF6338 family protein, translating into MTPDVGLQTSVSFGRQLLFFLFLLIPGYLTVRTYYWANVAIEDRGRVNRLVLMAIGGFVSLAIVALWRELVPTFRVGFLEWLSPSWLVVEERLSVGSISRLSILESTHLILWESLVGVLLGYVYGTAKYVTYDQRRQERTQLKQPWEKFVESVGTGANQTVEVITSDGERVVGEVVGLGSPSEAYDLLLTEPRTPDGTDDESNTDGGGRGPDGESGSRGDLSYHHYEDISHVYLRDDALTNQTTRLQDRHTDLLQYLRNLQGGDEDEPPEANEDEAGSTRSLEASDDARDRGDTTRNATDETE
- a CDS encoding P-II family nitrogen regulator, with product MSDAPDEAGDAAIGTDETADGAGKLQMVVAVIRPEKLGEVKTALARVGAPSLTVSDVSGRGSQPEKTGQWRGEEYTVDLHQKTRIECVVADVPASEVVDAIAEAANTGEAGDGKIFVLDVADAYQIRTGATGTDAV
- a CDS encoding DsrE/DsrF/DrsH-like family protein, yielding MSTDTPDTAASADEPTRAELAARVEALEAELDTLREETAAATAAAEDSQKMVIVATQGTLDAAYPPLILASTAAAFGYDVTVFHTFWGLEILHEEHASELSLSAVGNPNLSVPNAVAALPGMDAVTSRLLRRKIDAENVASVPELIETSLDTGVDLQACQMTMDLFDYDEDDFFDGVTTGVGAATAFQEMARADVQLLV
- a CDS encoding YeeE/YedE family protein codes for the protein MASTLPPLVRELFPNGVVQYAAGGVLVATGIAVIYLATAIVPGNSTFLETTLSYVSDRERFQQSRFRASRDWRVVFAASIVAGAALWGLVLDPGAFVTSVPPWRLFAGGVLVGVGTRLGKGCTAGHGVCGLGSRSRTSLVNVALFVGVAIATVAVFGALGVAA
- the icd gene encoding isocitrate dehydrogenase (NADP(+)), which produces MSYEHIEAPDGGAKITLADEETGELDVPENPIIPILYGDGTGEDVGPVAQDVLSAAAEATGRDIEWMRVYAGETAREKYDENLPDETVQAIRDHRVAIKGPLTTPVGAGFRSLNVALRQTLDLYANVRPTYHLEGVPSPVSKPEEMDMVTFRENTEDVYSGIEFEEGTDEVARVREFIEDEMGYDSIHEGPVGIGIKPITEFGTKRLVREAIDYALENDRDSVTLVHKGNIMKFTEGQFRDWGYEVAEEEYGDEVITEDTLWEERDGEAPEDTVVVNDRIADNMLQQLLTRTDEYDVLAMPNLNGDYLSDAAGAQIGGLGIAPGGNFGHGRMLAEPVHGSAPKYAGQDKVNPSALILSGVLMFEYMGWDDAAELVRDAVEETIAAKEVTYDFHRQIEGGEKLGTSEFGQRVVDRIQN